One genomic window of Cannabis sativa cultivar Pink pepper isolate KNU-18-1 chromosome 2, ASM2916894v1, whole genome shotgun sequence includes the following:
- the LOC133034134 gene encoding uncharacterized protein LOC133034134 — protein MEFNSGEEKNHICSYCGKRFSSGKALGGHKRFHIQQKRQAAAEAVAKACTDQDSGGNNNNNNGSSRFYCPVCPKHFPSLKSVSGHMRTHGDRVWRGINPPAPADNNLHNKPTTTTTTTVDLLQSLPSNWSNIGGKRGRKFNPDTTSPSIAAAIQLIKLSQSKDRVFTKQIGDGYEVIKANSSSSTDYYNSDHHHYHQEKYPRVRVINDDDEDDDFISLKRKVMMIKKNNGSVNSSSNSTETTTDHKDDEKNVSNKKLKIRFGTSSNSTKCYKCNSCDKSFTTFQALGGHSSTHNKDNNHKKNCTTKKMDSKLLRPNKYFYGDQGSGHGDVLQIMMGSSISSSSQLIAMDHGGNCSSTAAERRRTLDIDLNELPVMSVTDV, from the coding sequence ATGGAGTTCAACTCTGGAGAAGAGAAAAACCACATATGCAGCTACTGTGGCAAAAGATTCAGCTCCGGCAAGGCTTTGGGAGGACACAAGAGATTTCATATCCAACAAAAACGTCAAGCTGCCGCCGAGGCCGTGGCCAAAGCTTGTACCGATCAAGACAGTGGTggtaataacaacaacaacaatggaAGTAGTAGGTTCTATTGTCCAGTGTGTCCCAAGCACTTTCCCTCATTGAAATCTGTATCTGGTCATATGAGAACTCATGGTGATAGGGTTTGGCGAGGGATTAACCCACCAGCACCAGCTGATAATAATCTTCATAACAAACCcactacaacaacaacaacaactgtTGATTTGCTGCAAAGTTTACCATCGAATTGGTCCAACATTGGCGGTAAGAGAGGTAGGAAATTTAATCCAGATACTACTAGTCCTAGTATTGCTGCAGCCATTCAACTAATCAAACTTTCTCAATCGAAAGATAGAGTTTTTACGAAACAAATTGGTGATGGGTATGAGGTAATAAAAGCAAATTCTTCTTCTAGTACTGATTATTATAATTCtgatcatcatcattatcatcaagAAAAATACCCTAGGGTTAGGGTtattaatgatgatgatgaagatgatgatttTATTAGTTTGAAAAGAAAGGTTATGATGATTAAGAAGAACAATGGAAGCGTTAATAGTAGTAGTAACAGTACCGAAACTACTACCGATCATAAAGATGATGAGAAAAACGTTTCTAATAAGAAGCTGAAGATTAGATTTGGTACTTCTTCGAATTCTACTAAATGTTACAAATGTAACAGTTGTGATAAATCTTTTACTACATTTCAAGCCTTGGGAGGACATAGCTCAACTCATAATAAAGATAATAATCACAAGAAGAATTGTACTACAAAGAAGATGGATTCCAAATTATTAAGGCCCAATAAGTACTTTTATGGTGATCAAGGTAGTGGTCATGGTGATGTGCTTCAGATTATGATGGGGTCTTCAATATCATCATCTTCTCAATTGATAGCAATGGATCATGGTGGAAATTGTAGTAGCACAGCTGCTGAACGACGTCGTACGCTTGATATAGATCTCAATGAATTGCCTGTTATGAGCGTAACTGATGTCTAA